Proteins from a single region of Ziziphus jujuba cultivar Dongzao chromosome 1, ASM3175591v1:
- the LOC107419809 gene encoding lactoylglutathione lyase GLX1, producing the protein MAEASAPATLTPELLEWPKKDNRRFLHAVYRVGNLDRTIKFYTEALGMKLLRKRDVPEEKYSNAFLGFGPEESHFLVELTYNYGVSSYDIGTGFGHFAIATPDVYKLVEHIRANGGKVTREPGTVQGGSTVFAFVNDPDGYSFELIQRESFSEPLCQVMLRVGDLERSIKFYEKALGLRVVMRADRPQDKFSLAMLGYDEEEKTAVLELTYNYGVTEYTKGNGYAQIAIGTDDVYKSAEVVNAVTQELGGKITRQPGPIPGLNTKITSFLDPDGWKTVLVDNKDFLKELH; encoded by the exons ATGGCTGAGGCCTCCGCACCGGCTACTCTCACCCCTGAGTTGTTGGAATGGCCTAAGAAAGATAACCGCCGCTTCCTTCATGCTGTGTATCGTGTCGGTAATCTTGATCGAACTATCAA GTTTTATACCGAAGCTCTTGGGATGAAGCTCTTGAGGAAAAGGGACGTTCCAGAGGAGAAATACTCAAATGCCTTTCTTGGGTTTGGCCCTGAAGAATCTCACTTTCTTGTGGAGTTAACATACA ATTATGGGGTGAGTTCATATGATATTGGGACTGGCTTTGGGCATTTTGCTATTGCAACTCCAGAT GTTTACAAACTGGTTGAACACATTCGGGCCAATGGCGGTAAGGTCACCAGGGAGCCTGGAACTGTTCAAGGGGGGTCAACTGTTTTTGCCTTTGTGAATGACCCTGATGGTTACTCTTTTGAGCTTATTCAACGAGAATCATTTTCTGAGCCACTTTGTCAAGTAATGCTGCGCGTTGGCGATTTGGAACGCTCTATCAAGTTCTATGAAAAG GCGTTAGGATTGAGGGTGGTAATGAGAGCTGACAGGCCTCAAGACAAG TTCTCCCTTGCCATGCTGGGGTATGACGAAGAAGAGAAGACAGCTGTTCTGGAATTGACTTATAATTATGGTGTGACTGAATATACCAAGGGAAATGGATACGCACAg ATTGCTATTGGTACTGATGATGTATACAAAAGTGCTGAGGTAGTGAATGCGGTTACACAAGAGCTTGGAGGAAAGATAACTCGACAACCAGGTCCAATTCCTGGTCTCAACACCAAGATTACGTCTTTTCTGGATCCAGATGGATGGAAAACT GTCTTGGTTGACAACAAAGATTTCCTCAAGGAACTGCATTGA